In Mongoliitalea daihaiensis, one DNA window encodes the following:
- a CDS encoding M56 family metallopeptidase: MITLLLKSTIALALLLALYQFFLIRERMFTFNRFYLVFSVFFALSLPFISLPSFIEQPSFEILSDEPVFSNALPEVTSDMLSEKTTEASHTEVAVTPISSESSIPWQSILWVVYGLGVVFFFSRFVWQLIQLRRMVRKGRLILQNGIKYVLLEEVELPFTFLSYLFINKEEYLTGRIEKAILDHELVHIRERHSWDIILLELVKIAYWFNPLIGLYKKSVQLNHEFLADAGVLRQPINKASYQYLLLQKVSIYASHQTLSSAFNFQVTKRRLLMMGKQTNKFRLVCLQTCSVLLAITLLFSLSSYKTVISSDSFGLDSDKVAQFEALLMKGSLEESPFVIGLHKLDLEQLRKIYWTLTPEEREKTSQFPFFEERVFEELLLLQQAYPQVETTLRFGMPPAKKEINQETYELWLQTKNVELTIDGQERSLDELKNYAPKDFSIFEVRETAPKKFLKKPVYSIKLMTHDFYQKKYFESPKNIQVIEAKYPNSDKASVRYFMRFLRSKTGVIEEYRPKNYEESIFYHLRTLNTADLDFNALGSSAMFITGESFSVEVFNYSQNKTKLLALPIVNQW; this comes from the coding sequence ATGATTACTTTACTACTCAAATCTACCATAGCTCTTGCGCTATTACTTGCTTTGTATCAGTTCTTTTTGATTCGTGAACGTATGTTTACATTTAATCGGTTTTATTTGGTTTTTTCGGTGTTTTTCGCACTTTCACTTCCATTCATCTCACTTCCCTCATTCATTGAACAACCAAGTTTTGAAATCCTGTCCGATGAACCTGTTTTTTCGAACGCATTACCAGAAGTAACATCTGATATGCTTTCAGAAAAGACTACAGAAGCATCCCATACAGAGGTAGCGGTGACACCAATATCAAGTGAATCATCCATCCCATGGCAATCCATCTTGTGGGTTGTGTATGGCTTAGGAGTCGTTTTTTTCTTTTCCAGATTCGTTTGGCAACTGATTCAATTAAGAAGAATGGTCCGGAAGGGGAGGCTAATTCTCCAAAATGGTATAAAGTATGTTCTTTTGGAAGAAGTAGAACTGCCATTTACTTTTCTGAGTTACCTGTTTATCAATAAAGAGGAGTATTTAACAGGTCGGATTGAAAAGGCTATTTTAGACCATGAGTTGGTTCACATCCGCGAAAGGCATTCTTGGGATATTATCTTGTTGGAATTGGTGAAAATTGCCTATTGGTTTAATCCACTCATCGGTTTGTATAAAAAGTCTGTACAGCTCAATCACGAATTTTTGGCTGATGCAGGAGTACTACGCCAACCGATTAATAAAGCCAGTTATCAGTATTTACTGCTACAGAAAGTATCTATCTATGCTTCCCATCAAACACTCAGTTCTGCATTCAATTTTCAAGTGACTAAGCGGCGATTGCTGATGATGGGCAAGCAAACGAACAAGTTTCGCTTAGTCTGCTTGCAAACATGTAGTGTTTTGTTAGCAATTACTTTGCTATTTTCTTTATCCTCCTATAAAACTGTTATAAGTTCGGATTCATTTGGCTTAGATTCGGATAAAGTAGCCCAATTTGAAGCATTATTAATGAAAGGAAGTTTGGAAGAATCGCCTTTTGTTATAGGCTTGCATAAGTTGGATTTAGAGCAATTGCGGAAAATTTACTGGACTCTTACTCCAGAAGAGCGGGAAAAGACCTCTCAATTTCCTTTTTTTGAAGAACGAGTGTTTGAGGAATTACTTTTATTGCAGCAGGCCTATCCGCAGGTTGAAACGACTCTTAGGTTTGGGATGCCTCCTGCAAAAAAAGAAATCAATCAAGAAACGTATGAGTTATGGTTGCAAACAAAGAATGTCGAGTTAACTATAGACGGACAAGAACGTTCTTTGGATGAATTGAAGAATTATGCCCCAAAAGATTTTTCAATTTTTGAAGTGAGGGAGACGGCACCAAAAAAGTTTTTAAAAAAACCAGTGTATTCTATCAAGTTGATGACCCATGATTTTTATCAGAAGAAATATTTTGAAAGCCCCAAAAATATTCAGGTGATAGAGGCCAAATATCCCAATTCCGATAAGGCATCTGTACGCTATTTTATGAGATTTCTTCGAAGCAAAACAGGAGTAATTGAAGAATATCGACCTAAAAACTATGAGGAATCCATATTCTATCATTTGAGAACTTTGAATACTGCTGATTTGGACTTCAATGCTTTAGGGAGCAGTGCAATGTTCATCACTGGGGAAAGTTTTTCAGTGGAAGTTTTTAATTATAGTCAAAATAAGACCAAGCTTCTGGCTTTACCTATTGTAAATCAGTGGTGA
- a CDS encoding BlaI/MecI/CopY family transcriptional regulator: MSLSNAEEQLMNLIWEKQKVFMKDILEAYPDPKPASTTIATLLKRLQDKGAVAFEVFGNSREYYPLIEKNTYFSKKVQVMIKDFFNDSPAQFASFFTQETDLDTGELEALKKIIEDQLKSQQP; the protein is encoded by the coding sequence ATGAGCCTGTCCAATGCCGAAGAACAATTGATGAATTTGATTTGGGAAAAGCAAAAGGTTTTTATGAAGGATATCCTAGAAGCCTATCCTGACCCCAAGCCAGCGAGTACCACTATTGCAACCTTATTGAAACGTTTGCAAGATAAAGGAGCCGTTGCTTTTGAAGTATTTGGGAATTCCCGGGAGTATTACCCATTGATTGAAAAAAACACCTATTTCTCCAAAAAAGTCCAGGTGATGATCAAGGATTTTTTTAACGATTCACCGGCCCAATTTGCGTCTTTCTTTACACAAGAGACGGACCTGGATACAGGAGAGCTTGAAGCGCTCAAAAAAATAATTGAAGACCAACTAAAATCCCAACAGCCATGA
- a CDS encoding S9 family peptidase, whose amino-acid sequence MIHRKKYLLGLLFFCTVLSIQAQQKRALTHADYDGWESVSSDKISANGQWVGFEVNPQDGDGRLEIVNHSNAQKRFVIPRANRMSFSHDNNFAVGRIVAAKDTIKMLKLKKTKADDMPKDSLFIINLASGNVEKMARVKSFATPDKEGNWLAVHFEKELPKKPAKKEEGDTTKVASPEKPKKTDGTTLLVRSFDGKVSYEIDRVKSYGFSENGGYLHFVKATEDTLKNAGIFLLDLKSGVTQTIDTGKTDYMSPKISDSNKLFAYITTEDSLKAKKPYYDLYLYDVTKATNQKIADKNTVGILAGGMVSKSGRINFSADDSQVYFGTTPDYRDFDYESDTTILDEERVKLDIWGWQDAEIQPMQLRNKGREENRSFLAAYNIKDKRVIQIGDEQMYSINYDPKSTLKIALATDDSPYRREYSWNIQIGRDTYLVNLETGSKTLIKKALSGNPQLSPAGKYVYWYDASDSAWVAFDIASKTFKNLSKNLDVNVYNEQHDSPSLPSSYGAAGWLKDDKGFLLYDKYDVWKVDPTGKLAPQNITLGVGRTQTIEFRRQRLETEEREGIDPSLPFMLSAFHEFNKKNGFFIGDINGKKAPSEIIFTDNRYLGLSKAENANLLTVRRSTYQEYADVYATDMKMSTLTQLSFANPQQKEVNWGTVELVDYLTNDNVPLQGLLFKPENFDPAKKYPMMVYFYERNSDGLHNYRAPAPSASTINIPYFVSNEYLVFVPDIKYDLGLPGPSAYNCIIPGVQAIVARGFVDADNMAIQGQSWGGYQVAHLITRTNMFKAAGAGAPVVNMTSAYGGIRWGTGMSRMFQYEQTQSRIGGTLWEKPMYYLQNSPLFYMDRVKTPVLIMHNDADGAVPWYQGIEMFMALKRLNQPAWLLQYNGEDHNLVQRKNRKDLSIRLSQFFDHYLKGAPAPLWMTEGLPAIEKGRTLKYELGDGGDSEQ is encoded by the coding sequence ATGATACATAGAAAAAAATACCTGTTAGGCTTACTTTTCTTTTGTACTGTCCTTAGCATTCAAGCACAGCAAAAAAGAGCCCTGACTCACGCTGATTATGACGGTTGGGAATCCGTTTCTTCAGATAAAATCTCAGCCAATGGACAGTGGGTTGGTTTTGAAGTCAATCCACAAGATGGAGACGGAAGACTTGAAATTGTTAACCATAGTAATGCACAAAAAAGATTTGTCATTCCTCGAGCGAATAGAATGTCATTTTCACATGACAATAATTTTGCTGTAGGTAGAATTGTAGCTGCAAAGGATACGATCAAAATGCTGAAACTTAAAAAGACAAAAGCAGATGACATGCCGAAAGACAGCCTTTTTATCATCAACCTTGCATCGGGTAACGTGGAGAAGATGGCTAGGGTGAAATCATTCGCCACACCCGATAAAGAGGGGAATTGGTTGGCAGTGCATTTTGAAAAAGAGCTGCCCAAAAAACCAGCAAAAAAAGAAGAAGGGGATACTACCAAGGTAGCATCACCCGAAAAGCCTAAGAAAACCGATGGAACAACCTTACTCGTAAGATCTTTTGATGGAAAAGTTAGCTATGAAATTGACCGCGTAAAGTCTTATGGATTTTCTGAAAATGGCGGGTATTTGCATTTCGTGAAGGCTACCGAGGATACGTTAAAAAATGCAGGCATATTTTTATTAGACCTAAAATCCGGTGTTACCCAAACCATCGATACAGGAAAGACAGATTATATGTCTCCAAAAATATCTGATTCCAATAAGTTATTTGCCTACATAACGACTGAGGATTCGTTGAAAGCTAAAAAGCCATATTATGACCTTTATTTATATGATGTCACGAAGGCGACCAATCAAAAAATAGCGGATAAAAATACAGTAGGAATTCTTGCAGGTGGAATGGTCAGCAAGTCGGGAAGAATTAATTTTTCAGCTGACGACAGTCAAGTTTATTTTGGTACCACTCCAGATTATAGGGACTTTGATTATGAATCTGATACCACCATTTTGGATGAGGAACGGGTGAAATTAGATATTTGGGGATGGCAAGATGCTGAAATTCAGCCCATGCAATTGAGAAATAAGGGTAGGGAAGAAAATAGAAGTTTCCTAGCTGCTTACAATATTAAAGACAAGAGAGTGATTCAAATCGGCGATGAGCAGATGTACAGCATCAACTACGATCCAAAATCAACACTTAAAATCGCTTTGGCTACAGATGATTCCCCTTACAGAAGGGAATACAGCTGGAATATTCAAATCGGAAGAGATACGTACTTGGTGAATTTGGAAACAGGTTCCAAAACATTGATCAAAAAAGCATTGTCAGGAAATCCGCAGCTGTCACCTGCCGGAAAATATGTTTATTGGTATGATGCCAGCGATAGTGCTTGGGTTGCTTTTGACATTGCAAGCAAGACATTCAAAAATTTAAGTAAAAACTTGGATGTGAATGTTTACAATGAACAACATGATTCACCATCTCTCCCAAGCAGCTATGGCGCTGCAGGTTGGTTGAAGGATGATAAAGGATTTTTGCTTTATGATAAATATGATGTTTGGAAAGTCGATCCAACGGGGAAATTGGCTCCTCAAAACATTACTTTAGGAGTTGGGAGAACTCAAACTATTGAGTTTAGAAGACAACGATTAGAAACAGAAGAAAGAGAAGGTATTGATCCTTCTTTACCATTTATGTTGTCTGCTTTTCATGAGTTCAATAAGAAAAACGGATTTTTCATAGGTGATATCAATGGTAAAAAAGCTCCCTCTGAAATCATATTTACCGATAATAGATATTTAGGGTTAAGCAAAGCAGAAAACGCGAATCTTTTGACAGTTAGAAGATCAACTTATCAGGAATATGCCGATGTGTATGCTACCGATATGAAGATGTCAACGTTGACTCAATTATCTTTTGCTAATCCACAGCAAAAGGAAGTAAACTGGGGGACTGTAGAATTGGTTGATTATTTGACGAATGACAATGTACCTCTTCAAGGGTTATTATTCAAGCCAGAGAATTTTGATCCAGCAAAGAAATACCCGATGATGGTGTATTTCTACGAAAGAAATTCTGATGGATTACACAATTACAGAGCCCCTGCTCCAAGTGCATCTACCATCAATATCCCTTATTTTGTAAGTAATGAGTATTTGGTTTTTGTGCCAGATATCAAATATGACTTAGGCCTTCCAGGACCAAGTGCCTACAATTGCATCATCCCGGGTGTTCAGGCTATTGTTGCCAGAGGTTTTGTTGATGCGGATAATATGGCTATTCAAGGTCAAAGCTGGGGAGGATACCAAGTGGCGCATTTGATCACAAGAACCAATATGTTTAAAGCAGCTGGCGCAGGTGCTCCAGTAGTCAATATGACTTCTGCCTATGGTGGAATTCGATGGGGGACAGGGATGAGCAGAATGTTCCAGTACGAACAGACGCAGAGTAGAATCGGTGGTACCTTGTGGGAAAAACCGATGTATTATTTACAAAACTCTCCTTTATTCTACATGGATCGAGTGAAGACTCCTGTATTGATCATGCACAATGATGCTGATGGAGCAGTTCCATGGTATCAGGGAATAGAGATGTTTATGGCATTGAAACGTTTGAATCAGCCAGCTTGGTTGCTACAATATAATGGCGAAGACCATAACTTGGTACAGAGAAAAAATAGAAAAGATCTTTCTATACGATTATCTCAATTCTTTGATCACTACCTCAAAGGAGCTCCAGCACCACTTTGGATGACCGAGGGACTTCCCGCTATAGAAAAAGGCAGAACGTTGAAGTATGAGTTAGGGGATGGCGGTGACAGTGAGCAGTGA